One region of Quercus lobata isolate SW786 chromosome 2, ValleyOak3.0 Primary Assembly, whole genome shotgun sequence genomic DNA includes:
- the LOC115974479 gene encoding putative SWI/SNF-related matrix-associated actin-dependent regulator of chromatin subfamily A member 3-like 1, with protein sequence MSLLRLQQSYLESLEELSHLQVLMETISLRRTKDNGLIVPLKTIENYYVEFSKEELQLYNIMEEKAKHVFQDYVDSECDLSKLEAVIITLLQLRQLCIDLGLCASNIKSKLLDENIEGSIYNVIETSAFSIVKVQKFNYESRHG encoded by the exons atgtCGTTGTTGCGGTTACAGCAGAGTTATTTGGAAAGCTTGGAAGAGCTTTCTCATCTACAG GTACTAATGGAAACCATTTCTTTGCGAAGAACAAAAGACAATGGACTGATTGTGCCACTTAAAACAATAGAGAACTATTATGTGGAATTTTCTAAAGAAGAACTTCAATTGTACAACATAATGGAAGAGAAAGCTAAGCATGTTTTCCAGGATTATGTTGATTCTGAGTGTGATCTATCCAAGCTTGAAGCTGTTATAATTACACTCCTACAACTTCGCCAGTTATGtattgatttgggtttgtgcGCTTCAAATATCAAGTCAAAACTTCTTGATGAAAATATTGAAG GTTCTATCTATAATGTCATTGAAACATCTGCCTTCTCTATTGTCAAAGTGCAAAAGTTTAACTATGAAAGCAGACATGGATAA
- the LOC115977780 gene encoding U-box domain-containing protein 28-like, whose product MGREELHITVPSLFKCPISMEVMKSPVSLCTGVTYDRSSIQHWLESGHDTCPATMQVLPSKIFVPNLTLHRLIHLWLHHSTTAAATASLISSHQVRVFIENITENVDRRDCLEKIVEFANARDENRRFLADFDGFVEAIVGVLCKSAEMEVVELVVRVLDLIMSQNGVKERVYSSIFRSNHQKWFASICLLLRNGSVNSKIESARVLEYLAALEVTESKRRIAEEEEILTVLLRLLASENDFNLCGAVLSCLIAVSVTRSVKPRLVRFRLIPILSEKLLNPNTKLSTAGKCVKLLSRVSTCPEGRSAISEAPKCVAAVVERLMKAGTEDAVAMLWGLCCVHGEKKVKDVVVKSNGVTKILLVMQSECEGHVRRMCGELVKTLRVGCKVGGSGGDGALRRYETKTTHIMPC is encoded by the coding sequence atgGGTAGAGAGGAACTGCACATAACTGTACCGAGTCTCTTCAAGTGCCCAATCTCGATGGAGGTGATGAAATCCCCTGTGAGCCTCTGCACCGGTGTCACCTACGACCGCTCCAGCATCCAGCACTGGCTCGAATCAGGCCACGACACGTGTCCCGCCACCATGCAGGTCCTTCCCTCTAAGATTTTCGTCCCTAACCTCACTCTCCACCGCCTCATCCACCTCTGGCTCCACCACTCCACCACCGCCGCCGCGACGGCGTCGTTGATCTCTTCTCACCAAGTTCGGGTCTTCATCGAGAATATAACCGAGAACGTTGACCGCCGTGACTGCCTTGAAAAAATTGTGGAGTTCGCTAATGCTCGCGACGAGAACCGGAGGTTTTTAGCAGATTTTGATGGCTTTGTTGAGGCGATCGTTGGTGTTCTTTGCAAAAGTGCGGAGATGGAGGTTGTGGAATTGGTTGTTAGGGTTTTGGATCTGATTATGTCGCAGAATGGAGTAAAAGAACGAGTTTACTCTTCCATTTTCAGAAGCAATCACCAAAAATGGTTCGCTTCGATTTGTTTGCTTTTGCGAAATGGAAGTGTAAACTCGAAGATCGAGTCTGCTAGGGTTTTGGAATATCTAGCCGCTCTTGAGGTAACCGAATCCAAACGCAGAATcgctgaagaagaagaaatactCACTGTGCTGCTCCGTTTGTTAGCTTCCGAGAATGATTTCAACCTATGCGGCGCCGTTTTGTCGTGTTTAATCGCGGTGTCAGTGACTCGTTCAGTGAAACCCCGGCTCGTCCGGTTCAGGCTCATTCCGATTCTCTCAGAAAAACTCCTGAACCCTAACACCAAACTTTCCACAGCTGGAAAGTGTGTGAAGCTATTGTCAAGAGTTTCGACTTGCCCGGAGGGGCGGTCCGCGATAAGCGAGGCGCCAAAGTGCGTAGCGGCGGTGGTGGAGCGGCTGATGAAGGCGGGGACGGAAGACGCGGTGGCGATGCTGTGGGGATTGTGCTGCGTGCATGGGGAGAAGAAGGTGAAGGAcgtggtggtgaagagtaatgGAGTGACTAAGATACTGCTGGTGATGCAGAGTGAGTGTGAGGGGCACGTGAGGAGGATGTGTGGAGAGTTAGTTAAGACTTTGAGAGTTGGGTGCAAGgttggtggtagtggtggtgatggtgcGTTGAGGAGGTATGAGACCAAGACTACTCATATCATGCCTTGTTGA